One region of Mus musculus strain C57BL/6J chromosome 3, GRCm38.p6 C57BL/6J genomic DNA includes:
- the Ciart gene encoding circadian-associated transcriptional repressor isoform X2, whose amino-acid sequence MDSPSSVSSYSSSSLSPSFSTSSVNSDFSFPSDNEREGKGTHELRPDTVGQRGGSRPSPGPIRCRHRPRVSSNQHTAPHLEQQGSEVKRSRDGEQETSLNTQGCTTEGDLLFAQKCKELQGFIRPLTDLLNGLKMGRFDRGLSSFQQSVAMDRIQRIVGVLQKPQMGERYLGTLLQVEGMLKTWFPHIAAQKSSSGGSRHQISKGFSV is encoded by the exons ATGGATTCTCCATCTAGTGTTTcttcttattcctcctcctccctctccccatcattTTCCACGTCCTCTGTGAACAGTGACTTTAGCTTCCCTTCTGATAACGAGAGGGAGGGCAAGGGCACCCATGAGCTCAGGCCAGACACTGTGGGTCAGAGAGGAGGTTCCAGGCCCAGTCCAGGCCCTATCCGCTGCAGACATCGACCCAGGGTTTCTAGTAACCAACATACAGCACCTCATCTGGAACAGCAAGGATCTGAAGTCAAGAGATCAAGAGACGGTGAACAGGAGACGAGTCTGAACACCCAAGGATGTACTACAGAGGGAGATCTGCTCTTTGCTCAAAAG TGTAAAGAACTCCAAGGGTTCATACGGCCCCTCACAGACCTACTGAACGGACTCAAGATGGGTCGCTTTGACAGAG GATTAAGTAGCTTCCAACAGAGTGTGGCCATGGACCGGATCCAGCGCATAGTGGGTGTTTTACAGAAGCCTCAGATGGG AGAACGTTATCTAGGAACCTTGCTGCAGGTGGAAGGGATGTTAAAGACTTGGTTTCCTCACATAGCTGCCCAGAAGTCATCCTCAGGAGGTAGCCGGCACCAGATAAGCAAG ggtttctctgtgtag
- the Ciart gene encoding circadian-associated transcriptional repressor isoform X1 produces MDSPSSVSSYSSSSLSPSFSTSSVNSDFSFPSDNEREGKGTHELRPDTVGQRGGSRPSPGPIRCRHRPRVSSNQHTAPHLEQQGSEVKRSRDGEQETSLNTQGCTTEGDLLFAQKCKELQGFIRPLTDLLNGLKMGRFDRGLSSFQQSVAMDRIQRIVGVLQKPQMGERYLGTLLQVEGMLKTWFPHIAAQKSSSGGSRHQISKHFPSHHGDPGAASPAPLLEKMGQTQLGHLVLKPKQPWHLTGWPAMNLTWIHSTPICNPPLSSQGSASGHSPIGTGASIGVILVLQKGGQPFTHSAPGTPVPPTPLSPVVPGDLKKLPGEEPRCHSLPVTLPSDWSCILCPPVLPTTDREMTKGHPEPQMTSHPPVAPDPQP; encoded by the exons ATGGATTCTCCATCTAGTGTTTcttcttattcctcctcctccctctccccatcattTTCCACGTCCTCTGTGAACAGTGACTTTAGCTTCCCTTCTGATAACGAGAGGGAGGGCAAGGGCACCCATGAGCTCAGGCCAGACACTGTGGGTCAGAGAGGAGGTTCCAGGCCCAGTCCAGGCCCTATCCGCTGCAGACATCGACCCAGGGTTTCTAGTAACCAACATACAGCACCTCATCTGGAACAGCAAGGATCTGAAGTCAAGAGATCAAGAGACGGTGAACAGGAGACGAGTCTGAACACCCAAGGATGTACTACAGAGGGAGATCTGCTCTTTGCTCAAAAG TGTAAAGAACTCCAAGGGTTCATACGGCCCCTCACAGACCTACTGAACGGACTCAAGATGGGTCGCTTTGACAGAG GATTAAGTAGCTTCCAACAGAGTGTGGCCATGGACCGGATCCAGCGCATAGTGGGTGTTTTACAGAAGCCTCAGATGGG AGAACGTTATCTAGGAACCTTGCTGCAGGTGGAAGGGATGTTAAAGACTTGGTTTCCTCACATAGCTGCCCAGAAGTCATCCTCAGGAGGTAGCCGGCACCAGATAAGCAAG CACTTTCCCAGCCACCACGGTGACCCCGGGGCTGCTTCTCCTGCACCTCTCCTAGAGAAGATGGGCCAAACACAGCTGGGACATTTAGTTTTGAAACCAAAGCAGCCTTGGCATCTCACTGGATGGCCAGCTATGAACCTCACCTGGATTCATAGCACTCCAATTTGTAACCCTCCCCTCAGCTCCCAAGGCTCCGCCTCTGGCCACAGCCCCATAGGCACTGGAGCCAGCATTGGTGTCATCCTTGTCCTCCAGAAAGGAGGACAGCCCTTCACCCATTCTGCCCCGGGCACTCCGGTCCCACCAACTCCACTGTCTCCTGTCGTCCCTGGTGATCTGAAGAAACTGCCTGGCGAGGAGCCTCGTTGCCACAGTTTGCCAGTAACACTGCCATCAGACTGGAGTTGCATCCTATGTCCGCCTGTCCTGCCTACCACAGACAGAGAGATGACTAAAGGACACCCAGAGCCACAGATGACTAGCCATCCCCCAGTTGCTCCGGATCCTCAGCCCTAA